One window from the genome of Brachionichthys hirsutus isolate HB-005 chromosome 19, CSIRO-AGI_Bhir_v1, whole genome shotgun sequence encodes:
- the dnajc21 gene encoding dnaJ homolog subfamily C member 21 isoform X2: MKCHYEILSVKRDAGDDDVKKAYRKLALRWHPDKNLDNGDEAAEQFKLVQAAYDVLSDPQERAWYDDHREALLRGGLSGDYEDDGIELLPFFTVTCYCGYADDEKGFYTIYRNVFETVVKEEMEHCKVDEEEEEEEFPPFGASQSDYDSVVHVFYGYWQSFCTRKTFAWKEAYDTRQASNRWEKRAMEKENKKTREKARKERNELLRQLVAFVRKRDRRVQAHRKLVEEQNAEKTKKVEELRRKQRLSQAKLAEEYKEQSWAAMSELEKELQQMEAQYGQEFGDASESEEEESGEEEGGGSGVPLTPSPPFTEAEQPGGDEPTSDRYGVLFCPACDKSFKSDQAMKNHEKSKKHREMVALLRQQLEKDEDLLDLNLEGLHGGEEEEQEEEDKRRPKLSKKQKKKKKQQEVSPTSVEEEQEKGTCEEEEELRSCPLLLQTSVEEEEETPEKSGDPPEPETQDDPRPTEVQSSGKSKGKKGGKDKPNRRERLPEEAGLRCVTCNYEFPTRNKLFDHLKASGHASASRSRKDKKKNR; the protein is encoded by the exons ATAAAAACTTGGACAATGGCGACGAGGCTGCGGAGCAGTTCAAGCTCGTCCAGGCGGCCTACGACGTCCTGAGCGACCCGCAGGAGCGAGCCTG GTATGACGACCACCGGGAGGCGCTGCTGAGAGGAGGCCTGAGCGGTGACTACGAGGACGACGGCATCGAGCTGCTGCCGTTCTTCACCGTTACCTGCTACTGCGGCTACGCAGACGATGAGAAG GGCTTTTACACCATCTACAGGAATGTCTTTGAGACGGTtgtgaaggaggagatggagcatTGCaaggtggatgaagaggaggaggaggaggagttcccTCCCTTTGGAGCCTCTCAGAGTGACTATGATAGC GTGGTCCATGTCTTCTACGGCTACTGGCAGAGCTTCTGCACTCGCAAGACCTTTGCTTGGAAGGAGGCGTACGACACGAGGCAGGCCTCCAACCGATGGGAGAAACGGGCCATggagaaggagaacaagaaGACCCGAGAGAAGGCTCGAAAGGAGCGCAACGAACTCCTGCGACAACTCGTGGCTTTCGTCCGCAAGCGGGACCGCCGTGTCCAGGCCCACAGGAAGCTGGTGGAGGAGCAGAACGCCGAGAAGACCaagaaggtggaggagctgaggaggaagcagaggctcAGCCAGGCAAA GCTGGCAGAGGAGTACAAGGAGCAGAGCTGGGCGGCCATGtcggagctggagaaggagctgcagcagatggaggctcaGTACGGACAAGAGTTCGGAGACGCATCGGAGAGCGAGGAAGAAGAGAGcggtgaggaggaaggaggtgggTCAGGCGTGCCGTTAACCCCTTCACCCCCTTTCACCGAGGCGGAGCAGCCGGGTGGAGACGAGCCCACTAGTGATCGGTACGGAGTTCTGTTCTGCCCAGCCTGTGACAAATCCTTCAAATCGGATCAAGC CATGAAAAACCATGAGAAATCCAAAAAGCACCGGGAGATGGTGGCGTTACTACGGCAACAGCTGGAGAAGGACGAGGATTTGCTTGATTTGAACCTGGAAGGACTgcatggaggagaggaggaggagcaggaggaggaagacaagcgGAGGCCAAA GTTATccaaaaagcagaagaagaagaagaaacagcagGAAGTGTCTCCT ACGTctgtggaggaagagcaggagaaaggtacgtgtgaggaggaggaggagcttcgtTCATGTCCTCTTCTGCTTCAGACgtctgtggaggaagaggaggagaccccCGAGAAGTCAGGTGACCCTCCAGAGCCTGAGACGCAGGACGACCCCCGTCCCACAGAGGTCCAGAG CTCTGGGAAGTCGAAGGGCAAGAAGGGCGGGAAAGACAAACCCAACCGCAGAGAGCGGCTTCCTGAG GAGGCCGGTCTCCGCTGCGTGACCTGCAACTACGAGTTCCCCACCAGAAACAAGCTGTTCGACCACCTGAAGGCCAGCGGCCACGCCTCCgcgagcaggagcaggaaggacaagaagaagaaccgATGA
- the dnajc21 gene encoding dnaJ homolog subfamily C member 21 isoform X1 yields MKCHYEILSVKRDAGDDDVKKAYRKLALRWHPDKNLDNGDEAAEQFKLVQAAYDVLSDPQERAWYDDHREALLRGGLSGDYEDDGIELLPFFTVTCYCGYADDEKGFYTIYRNVFETVVKEEMEHCKVDEEEEEEEFPPFGASQSDYDSVVHVFYGYWQSFCTRKTFAWKEAYDTRQASNRWEKRAMEKENKKTREKARKERNELLRQLVAFVRKRDRRVQAHRKLVEEQNAEKTKKVEELRRKQRLSQAKLAEEYKEQSWAAMSELEKELQQMEAQYGQEFGDASESEEEESGEEEGGGSGVPLTPSPPFTEAEQPGGDEPTSDRYGVLFCPACDKSFKSDQAMKNHEKSKKHREMVALLRQQLEKDEDLLDLNLEGLHGGEEEEQEEEDKRRPKLSKKQKKKKKQQEVSPTSVEEEQEKGTCEEEEELRSCPLLLQTSVEEEEETPEKSGDPPEPETQDDPRPTEVQSSSGKSKGKKGGKDKPNRRERLPEEAGLRCVTCNYEFPTRNKLFDHLKASGHASASRSRKDKKKNR; encoded by the exons ATAAAAACTTGGACAATGGCGACGAGGCTGCGGAGCAGTTCAAGCTCGTCCAGGCGGCCTACGACGTCCTGAGCGACCCGCAGGAGCGAGCCTG GTATGACGACCACCGGGAGGCGCTGCTGAGAGGAGGCCTGAGCGGTGACTACGAGGACGACGGCATCGAGCTGCTGCCGTTCTTCACCGTTACCTGCTACTGCGGCTACGCAGACGATGAGAAG GGCTTTTACACCATCTACAGGAATGTCTTTGAGACGGTtgtgaaggaggagatggagcatTGCaaggtggatgaagaggaggaggaggaggagttcccTCCCTTTGGAGCCTCTCAGAGTGACTATGATAGC GTGGTCCATGTCTTCTACGGCTACTGGCAGAGCTTCTGCACTCGCAAGACCTTTGCTTGGAAGGAGGCGTACGACACGAGGCAGGCCTCCAACCGATGGGAGAAACGGGCCATggagaaggagaacaagaaGACCCGAGAGAAGGCTCGAAAGGAGCGCAACGAACTCCTGCGACAACTCGTGGCTTTCGTCCGCAAGCGGGACCGCCGTGTCCAGGCCCACAGGAAGCTGGTGGAGGAGCAGAACGCCGAGAAGACCaagaaggtggaggagctgaggaggaagcagaggctcAGCCAGGCAAA GCTGGCAGAGGAGTACAAGGAGCAGAGCTGGGCGGCCATGtcggagctggagaaggagctgcagcagatggaggctcaGTACGGACAAGAGTTCGGAGACGCATCGGAGAGCGAGGAAGAAGAGAGcggtgaggaggaaggaggtgggTCAGGCGTGCCGTTAACCCCTTCACCCCCTTTCACCGAGGCGGAGCAGCCGGGTGGAGACGAGCCCACTAGTGATCGGTACGGAGTTCTGTTCTGCCCAGCCTGTGACAAATCCTTCAAATCGGATCAAGC CATGAAAAACCATGAGAAATCCAAAAAGCACCGGGAGATGGTGGCGTTACTACGGCAACAGCTGGAGAAGGACGAGGATTTGCTTGATTTGAACCTGGAAGGACTgcatggaggagaggaggaggagcaggaggaggaagacaagcgGAGGCCAAA GTTATccaaaaagcagaagaagaagaagaaacagcagGAAGTGTCTCCT ACGTctgtggaggaagagcaggagaaaggtacgtgtgaggaggaggaggagcttcgtTCATGTCCTCTTCTGCTTCAGACgtctgtggaggaagaggaggagaccccCGAGAAGTCAGGTGACCCTCCAGAGCCTGAGACGCAGGACGACCCCCGTCCCACAGAGGTCCAGAG cagCTCTGGGAAGTCGAAGGGCAAGAAGGGCGGGAAAGACAAACCCAACCGCAGAGAGCGGCTTCCTGAG GAGGCCGGTCTCCGCTGCGTGACCTGCAACTACGAGTTCCCCACCAGAAACAAGCTGTTCGACCACCTGAAGGCCAGCGGCCACGCCTCCgcgagcaggagcaggaaggacaagaagaagaaccgATGA
- the dnajc21 gene encoding dnaJ homolog subfamily C member 21 isoform X4, whose amino-acid sequence MKCHYEILSVKRDAGDDDVKKAYRKLALRWHPDKNLDNGDEAAEQFKLVQAAYDVLSDPQERAWYDDHREALLRGGLSGDYEDDGIELLPFFTVTCYCGYADDEKGFYTIYRNVFETVVKEEMEHCKVDEEEEEEEFPPFGASQSDYDSVVHVFYGYWQSFCTRKTFAWKEAYDTRQASNRWEKRAMEKENKKTREKARKERNELLRQLVAFVRKRDRRVQAHRKLVEEQNAEKTKKVEELRRKQRLSQAKLAEEYKEQSWAAMSELEKELQQMEAQYGQEFGDASESEEEESGEEEGGGSGVPLTPSPPFTEAEQPGGDEPTSDRYGVLFCPACDKSFKSDQAMKNHEKSKKHREMVALLRQQLEKDEDLLDLNLEGLHGGEEEEQEEEDKRRPKLSKKQKKKKKQQEVSPTSVEEEEETPEKSGDPPEPETQDDPRPTEVQSSGKSKGKKGGKDKPNRRERLPEEAGLRCVTCNYEFPTRNKLFDHLKASGHASASRSRKDKKKNR is encoded by the exons ATAAAAACTTGGACAATGGCGACGAGGCTGCGGAGCAGTTCAAGCTCGTCCAGGCGGCCTACGACGTCCTGAGCGACCCGCAGGAGCGAGCCTG GTATGACGACCACCGGGAGGCGCTGCTGAGAGGAGGCCTGAGCGGTGACTACGAGGACGACGGCATCGAGCTGCTGCCGTTCTTCACCGTTACCTGCTACTGCGGCTACGCAGACGATGAGAAG GGCTTTTACACCATCTACAGGAATGTCTTTGAGACGGTtgtgaaggaggagatggagcatTGCaaggtggatgaagaggaggaggaggaggagttcccTCCCTTTGGAGCCTCTCAGAGTGACTATGATAGC GTGGTCCATGTCTTCTACGGCTACTGGCAGAGCTTCTGCACTCGCAAGACCTTTGCTTGGAAGGAGGCGTACGACACGAGGCAGGCCTCCAACCGATGGGAGAAACGGGCCATggagaaggagaacaagaaGACCCGAGAGAAGGCTCGAAAGGAGCGCAACGAACTCCTGCGACAACTCGTGGCTTTCGTCCGCAAGCGGGACCGCCGTGTCCAGGCCCACAGGAAGCTGGTGGAGGAGCAGAACGCCGAGAAGACCaagaaggtggaggagctgaggaggaagcagaggctcAGCCAGGCAAA GCTGGCAGAGGAGTACAAGGAGCAGAGCTGGGCGGCCATGtcggagctggagaaggagctgcagcagatggaggctcaGTACGGACAAGAGTTCGGAGACGCATCGGAGAGCGAGGAAGAAGAGAGcggtgaggaggaaggaggtgggTCAGGCGTGCCGTTAACCCCTTCACCCCCTTTCACCGAGGCGGAGCAGCCGGGTGGAGACGAGCCCACTAGTGATCGGTACGGAGTTCTGTTCTGCCCAGCCTGTGACAAATCCTTCAAATCGGATCAAGC CATGAAAAACCATGAGAAATCCAAAAAGCACCGGGAGATGGTGGCGTTACTACGGCAACAGCTGGAGAAGGACGAGGATTTGCTTGATTTGAACCTGGAAGGACTgcatggaggagaggaggaggagcaggaggaggaagacaagcgGAGGCCAAA GTTATccaaaaagcagaagaagaagaagaaacagcagGAAGTGTCTCCT ACgtctgtggaggaagaggaggagaccccCGAGAAGTCAGGTGACCCTCCAGAGCCTGAGACGCAGGACGACCCCCGTCCCACAGAGGTCCAGAG CTCTGGGAAGTCGAAGGGCAAGAAGGGCGGGAAAGACAAACCCAACCGCAGAGAGCGGCTTCCTGAG GAGGCCGGTCTCCGCTGCGTGACCTGCAACTACGAGTTCCCCACCAGAAACAAGCTGTTCGACCACCTGAAGGCCAGCGGCCACGCCTCCgcgagcaggagcaggaaggacaagaagaagaaccgATGA
- the dnajc21 gene encoding dnaJ homolog subfamily C member 21 isoform X3, with product MKCHYEILSVKRDAGDDDVKKAYRKLALRWHPDKNLDNGDEAAEQFKLVQAAYDVLSDPQERAWYDDHREALLRGGLSGDYEDDGIELLPFFTVTCYCGYADDEKGFYTIYRNVFETVVKEEMEHCKVDEEEEEEEFPPFGASQSDYDSVVHVFYGYWQSFCTRKTFAWKEAYDTRQASNRWEKRAMEKENKKTREKARKERNELLRQLVAFVRKRDRRVQAHRKLVEEQNAEKTKKVEELRRKQRLSQAKLAEEYKEQSWAAMSELEKELQQMEAQYGQEFGDASESEEEESGEEEGGGSGVPLTPSPPFTEAEQPGGDEPTSDRYGVLFCPACDKSFKSDQAMKNHEKSKKHREMVALLRQQLEKDEDLLDLNLEGLHGGEEEEQEEEDKRRPKLSKKQKKKKKQQEVSPTSVEEEEETPEKSGDPPEPETQDDPRPTEVQSSSGKSKGKKGGKDKPNRRERLPEEAGLRCVTCNYEFPTRNKLFDHLKASGHASASRSRKDKKKNR from the exons ATAAAAACTTGGACAATGGCGACGAGGCTGCGGAGCAGTTCAAGCTCGTCCAGGCGGCCTACGACGTCCTGAGCGACCCGCAGGAGCGAGCCTG GTATGACGACCACCGGGAGGCGCTGCTGAGAGGAGGCCTGAGCGGTGACTACGAGGACGACGGCATCGAGCTGCTGCCGTTCTTCACCGTTACCTGCTACTGCGGCTACGCAGACGATGAGAAG GGCTTTTACACCATCTACAGGAATGTCTTTGAGACGGTtgtgaaggaggagatggagcatTGCaaggtggatgaagaggaggaggaggaggagttcccTCCCTTTGGAGCCTCTCAGAGTGACTATGATAGC GTGGTCCATGTCTTCTACGGCTACTGGCAGAGCTTCTGCACTCGCAAGACCTTTGCTTGGAAGGAGGCGTACGACACGAGGCAGGCCTCCAACCGATGGGAGAAACGGGCCATggagaaggagaacaagaaGACCCGAGAGAAGGCTCGAAAGGAGCGCAACGAACTCCTGCGACAACTCGTGGCTTTCGTCCGCAAGCGGGACCGCCGTGTCCAGGCCCACAGGAAGCTGGTGGAGGAGCAGAACGCCGAGAAGACCaagaaggtggaggagctgaggaggaagcagaggctcAGCCAGGCAAA GCTGGCAGAGGAGTACAAGGAGCAGAGCTGGGCGGCCATGtcggagctggagaaggagctgcagcagatggaggctcaGTACGGACAAGAGTTCGGAGACGCATCGGAGAGCGAGGAAGAAGAGAGcggtgaggaggaaggaggtgggTCAGGCGTGCCGTTAACCCCTTCACCCCCTTTCACCGAGGCGGAGCAGCCGGGTGGAGACGAGCCCACTAGTGATCGGTACGGAGTTCTGTTCTGCCCAGCCTGTGACAAATCCTTCAAATCGGATCAAGC CATGAAAAACCATGAGAAATCCAAAAAGCACCGGGAGATGGTGGCGTTACTACGGCAACAGCTGGAGAAGGACGAGGATTTGCTTGATTTGAACCTGGAAGGACTgcatggaggagaggaggaggagcaggaggaggaagacaagcgGAGGCCAAA GTTATccaaaaagcagaagaagaagaagaaacagcagGAAGTGTCTCCT ACgtctgtggaggaagaggaggagaccccCGAGAAGTCAGGTGACCCTCCAGAGCCTGAGACGCAGGACGACCCCCGTCCCACAGAGGTCCAGAG cagCTCTGGGAAGTCGAAGGGCAAGAAGGGCGGGAAAGACAAACCCAACCGCAGAGAGCGGCTTCCTGAG GAGGCCGGTCTCCGCTGCGTGACCTGCAACTACGAGTTCCCCACCAGAAACAAGCTGTTCGACCACCTGAAGGCCAGCGGCCACGCCTCCgcgagcaggagcaggaaggacaagaagaagaaccgATGA